The sequence below is a genomic window from Corvus hawaiiensis isolate bCorHaw1 chromosome 17, bCorHaw1.pri.cur, whole genome shotgun sequence.
CTACACAGCAGCCAAGCTTTGGAAGCATGGCTAAGGTTTTGCATGAGAATGAAACCAGTTCGGACACCCCAAGACATGCACCCAGAGAAGAACAGGATGACAATGCCAGCATGGAGAAGTACCTGAGAAACAAAAACCTTGTTTTGGATTTCCTGAACTCTGACTTGAACGCCCACCACCTCCAGTACCACTGGAACAAAGTTCATCTTCTGAAGAAGTGTTACTTTTACTTGAAGTTTCAGCCCAGACACGTGTGTGTGAGAGACCAGAACAATATGATGATTTTTGCTGACATCTTGCAAATAGCAAACCCCTGCCAACTCCAGAAGATCAAGaaggtgggaaaaaaacagaCTGAAATCCAACTGGCACTTTTAACTGAGCTGTTGGAACAGCTGGAACGAGGTCGGGAGGAGTTGAGCCGTTACGTACAGATCTGTGACGTGGAAACTTTCCTCTCCCAGTGGGACTTGAATATAAAGAGAGTGCTCAAGCTCTCCATGTTTTTAAATAAGCTCATTGCCTTGGAAGAGCCAAGGAAGCTCCATGTCAAGCACAGTTTGGTGTCACAGATACATCTTGGAGGTGCTCTACACCCTCCCATTAGTTTTTCTCTCTATACGAAGAAGCCGCCGCTTTTTGATCGGATAGAGTCATTTGCATGCCAGACCTGGGTCCAGCTCAAGTGGTTCACTGAAAGTCAAGAGTCACACCTTGAACGATGGCAGCTGGAGGTCAAGCTAGTGACAGATAACAGTCAGACAGAACCAGGATACGGCCGGATCCAGGAAGTCATGTCCAACCCGTGTATAATCgaccacctgcagcctggcaggtTGTATGAGTTCAAAGTGAGGAGATCCGACACTCACACGCTCGTCTACTCGCAGTGGCATGACTGCATTATATTGAAGACAAAATCTCACCCTGTTGAAGACACCAAGGAAGCCCCCAACCGCAGCCTGATGAGGCGGCTTACAAGACCGGCTCTCTCACTTTAATGGTTTAATGAAAAAGATGAGtaagagtaattaaaaataaatagtttaaaCAGTTTGCATAAAATCAAACTCGTTCTGTTTTCAACAGCAATTTTACAGGCGCCTTCCCAAAATCTTTCCAGGTTAGCAGTAACCCATTTGAAATTTCTCACAAAAAATAACACCTTTAGGCAGCATTTGGGACTCAACACTTGTGTCCCACTGCCAGAGGTGACAGGTGGGAGCAGCCAGAACCAGGAAGTCTCGCTGGACACCTCCAAAGCAGAGCACAGGAGAAAGAAGCATCTCCACCATCCAGTGCTTTCCATCCGTGATGGATGCTCAGTGTCAGCTTCTTCCAAtgatgttttgggtttttattgtcCTTCCTCCAAAATACCTGAACTGGACTCTAAGCTCTCCAAATCACCCACCCAGACTTACGTCCATCACTGGTTTCTCTCACCCTCTACACCCTGTGCCTTATAGGTACCTAAGCATGACTTCACCCCTCTGTAGTGCATGAAAAGAtcactttaatttaaaaaaaccaaccaaaacccaacaataaaTAACCCCCAAGCCTCCCAACAAACAGGGAAGGGTAATACATCAATatgtagaaaattatttttctgccaaaaaacTGCAGttaatgttaattttcttttttaacatttgGTTCAGTCCAAACAGAGCTGCCCCCAGACAGATTCTAGTCAAACCATTACATAAACAGACATTTTAgtaataaaatttattatttaaataaatccaaataatttttacaatTATGGCTTAAATATCAAAAAAGGAATGTTGAGGTTCATTCTTACAAACAGTCAaagcagataaaaatatttgtatccaAAAGATCATTTGAGGTTTGCTGCAAGTCACAGACATACAAAAGATAAAAACCTGCCACATTTCAAGTTCCTTAATTCACACTTCATGACACTTGACATTTcgtttctatttttaaaaaacccaacaatttaTTGCAGTAAATTGATTGTCCTGCACAGATCTGTCCAAATCCTCAAAAACAG
It includes:
- the FNDC11 gene encoding fibronectin type III domain-containing protein 11, translated to MAKVLHENETSSDTPRHAPREEQDDNASMEKYLRNKNLVLDFLNSDLNAHHLQYHWNKVHLLKKCYFYLKFQPRHVCVRDQNNMMIFADILQIANPCQLQKIKKVGKKQTEIQLALLTELLEQLERGREELSRYVQICDVETFLSQWDLNIKRVLKLSMFLNKLIALEEPRKLHVKHSLVSQIHLGGALHPPISFSLYTKKPPLFDRIESFACQTWVQLKWFTESQESHLERWQLEVKLVTDNSQTEPGYGRIQEVMSNPCIIDHLQPGRLYEFKVRRSDTHTLVYSQWHDCIILKTKSHPVEDTKEAPNRSLMRRLTRPALSL